Within Citrus sinensis cultivar Valencia sweet orange chromosome 1, DVS_A1.0, whole genome shotgun sequence, the genomic segment TTTTTCTGAGTAGTCAAAGGAACGACTTTTATGGAAACTGCCCACTAAAATCACACTagttaaagtttttttttttttttttctgaagtttgaattttaattatttttaaatacttaatatttttagcttatttattttttataacttatataTGATTATAAGATATATTAGGtttgaatagaaaaaattaaatattttatcttttatttaacTGGCAAAAAACGTtgcaatgaaattttaatattctctcTTATAAATACTTTtgcaatataaatttattttattttatttatcagcTTCCCTTGTCTTTGCCAGGTAGGATATTCaactattattttctctttttttttaatgtgaacgaaaattttaaacataatagGACTTTAGGTGACTGCGTATTATAACAGGTCTATACCTTTATTTTGACAATTACTATTTTTACAAtagattttgaatattatttaacACATTAATGTTAATCCAAATGATTAAACAATTATTGGTTGGCttacataattaacaaaaaaaaatcatatgtataacaaaatcattataaatatcatatattaaCGTCAAAAAATACatgtgttatatatatatatatatatatatatatatcaaactTTGTAAGGTacatgttataatttttttaataaaataatttatttataacttgtcgagtgtttaataaataaatataagtattcattatatttataaaagtatATATGTTAGAAGATCATATTTtagatgttttcttttaaaacaataaataaatttttttataagaaaaaaataactcaacacttgaatttaaatattgaaaaaaacatattatttagagaTACACATTTAAACTTATTCACGTTTCACCTAAATATAGACACGTTCAAAATTTAGCAAGCAACACTGCGTAACAGCAGGGTCGGCTTTACAGTATTAGGGGCCTTAGGcgaactttttcttttttttatgaggcctctttttatttaataatttcaatactcAATGAAACAATAAAGAACTGAAAATCCATTTCAgttttaattcttaaatttcaacaaataatcaaaaagattctaaaaattttcaaaaacaaaatctaaaatttaccattataaattatacaaaaagAAGCAAACGAATAAATCAGAACAAtactattttcaaatagaatatttagaaTGGTAGcatataaaaagttaaaatcatGAATTGATGGTTAGATAATGGATATGGACTTTGTATTTCAAGtaactaattttttctctttcttttttgaatgAATTAATGCATGTAATAATCTTCATTGTCGAGAAgagaacaagaaatttttcatctataattttctagattataagatttttagtagaaattaaaaggaataCTCAAAGTCAAAGATTCCAATGTTGAATAATTGAGCTTTTTTAAGAagttgaaaagataaaaaaaattacttatttttattagaaaaactaataatgaataaattaatggttagagaatattattaatcatatCTATTTAACAATAAGATAACCAATTAtaggttttttttataaaaaataattattaataattataggataattattaattagagatATGTCTAATAGGCTTTTCTACCacacatataattttttttaaaagattttattaactagagaattattattaataccAAAAAACTGAGGCCTTAGGCGACCGCCTTGTTTGCCTATACTTAAAGCCACCCATGTGTAACAGTGTCGCCATTTATGAGTTTGAACATTGTTTTCCACAAAGTCGTTTTAGTTAAGTTGGAGGAGTTTCGCTACCATCACTCAACTTTCTGAAAGcaaaactaataaacaaaCCAACAAAACTTACCGGTCTGtaggggtgttcgcggatcgAATTTTACGGATTGGATATCAATCCATATCTGATCCACGATTTTacagattataaatttttaatccaatccaatccacggattgatgaaatttaatacaaattcAATTCATACTTCTGCGGATTGGATACGGATTTGACCCAATTCATATTCAATCCACTATTTTGTAGATTGGTTTACagactaaaaatttttaattatgtctaATGCAcgaactaactaaataaataaatttaatataaaaataattttactaccgatcaaatttaaaattaaataagatttaaataaataaattatttaaataaagcaaaaaaatacatttaaagtttcaaaatataacacattaaaaagaaaaaatctaatttgtttAGATTAATATAtggaaattaactatttaagaagctatatttatttaattaattattttttattattatcagataagatataatttagtgttaatgtaactatattttaacttatttatttactagtaagtaCTAATGCcatgtttataagttttatttttaattaaataaatactttttatttttttcggATTCGCAGATTTTacgaatttataaaaatagattcatatccaatccatcgaTTAcagattattaaatttttaattcaatccaATCTATCAATCTacaaatcatatttaaacaaatcaaatttctataaattagataaattgaacggatcaaattgaattttaaacaCCCCTACCGGTCAAGTCCTCGCTCTGCGCAGTCTGAATCACACTCCCTTCTTTTTCCTCCTCTCCGTTTATATAAACCACATactaaaaagttaaaacaagTACCAATAATTTCAAGGCGTTTCGAATCCCGCAGGTCCATGCCCCGCGCCGACCTCTTGGACCAATTACGTCACCACCTACGTATCATCAACGAAAACCCATCCCACCCGTCAAAGAGAAAATCTAGTCAACCAATTACCAATTAATGCAACTCATGTTTACAATAATAACATTTGTCTCCCTATAGTTTTATATAAACTCTAAAATAAGAGCATGACATTTTAGTTATGTGAACACGtctatatgattttttttttaattttaaaattatattactatCTACTGATATTACAAACAATCTagcaatttgaaataattatagCATGGTCAGAGAATTTATTGATTATAGATTTTAAATCTAGAATAATAAAGTCGATATGTATCTTACTatcttatatataaaattctttatcaaaaaaaaaattattcttttaaagaaacttaaattaatttcatatttaaaataaaaaatagtattttatcACCTGACTTGACCAAAATACACGAATACCCTTTAATATCGAGttctataatataaaactttgaTGCTcaaaatttagtaatttaattatagtataatattaaatattaatatatgtaGTAAGAGAGATCCAGATGTATTTGATAACATCGAACAAATTATTTCTCACATTACTTAATAAAACTCAAATCCTAAGGGGGCCCAGATGATATTACTCCAAAATATACGTGCCCCGAAAGGCAGGAACGAGCCCACACGCGGCCGCGCCTCACCGCTCGCGCCTATATATAACCAAAATTCAGCTCTTCAGCTTCCTCAAAAATTGGCAATAAACCACAACAACCACTTCCCCTGATCCCTCAAAAtttgtctttcttttgtaaatttgtattatctcTTCccttgagaaaaataaacacacaacACAACCACATACAAAATGTGCCCGACCGGTACCGCCCTGAGGCCACGTGACGCGGCGAAGCCGTCGCGTCTCAAGCCAGCATTCGACGTCATCGACGCCGACCGCGACGGGAAGATAAGCCGCGACGATTTACGAGCGTTTTACGCAGGACGCCGCGCCTCTGAAGACGATGACGATGTTATTGGCAACATGATATCCGTTGCGGATTTTAACAAGGACGGTTACGTTGAGTACGATGAGTTTGAACGTGTTCTCGATCTTGAATACGGAAAAGCGAACTCAAAATCTAAATCTAACGGTGGAGGTGGGCTAATGGAGGATGTGTTTAAGGTCATGGATAAGGACGGTGATGGGAGATTGAGCCACGATGATTTGAAGAGTTACATGAAGTGCGCTGGTTTTGCTGCTACTGATGACGATATCAAGGCCATGATTAGATTGGGCGGCGGGGATGAGACTGACGGCGTTTCTTTCGATGGCTTGCTCAAGATTTTGGCCGTTGATACTGTTGCCTGATAGTCAACTGCTTTGAATGTTTTGAATTTTCCTCTCGATTTTTATGTGCTGCTCAATTTTgcttggggaaaaaaaaaggaaatttatttatggaataattaatttattaggtCATTATAAgttcattttgtttgtttaagcGGAATGTATGACACAAATGCTAGGTAGTGTCGTCGTgagctcgaataataattaataatgatatgcaaatgtgccgaaaatgatacaaaatttaatatagaAGGTACAGACGACCAATTTttgcttctttaattttcttcctctGACGTAATGTCGAGAATATTCCAGATCAGACAACGCAGCTATCTTTAACGGGACGACCTGGGATTGTTTAAGAATTAAATTCTCCCCAAGTGAGAATCAATTTGCTGGATGCTCCAGACATTTGGTATTTATATTCTCTTCTCTGCATTCAATTATTGAATATTCCAGAACAAATTTGTATGTGAATGATATCATGAAGAcaacaattcaaatttattttataatctcTCAACATAAACGTAACaacagatttgaattgatctAGAATGGCAAGATTATTAAACAGGTCAAATTTTTGCCACCCATTAAACACGAatcaatttaaacaaatattgCACTATTAATAACGAGCCAACCCACAATTGCCAGCTTAAGTATGGTCGccaataattgaaaatgagaGTTCAAAATCATTCTACATAAATAAAGTCAGCTCTAAATTTCTGAAGACTGAATAAATCTATAGAATCACGACACATTGGGCATGTAAAATCCCCACCTGTGTAGAAGATGCAGAACCGAGTTGAGTTCGAgaaacatttgtgattttctTGAGAATGAGATAAGCTAACTGCTCTGACTTTGTTATAGTGAGTGCCAAACACATTCATTTCATGATTTTCTAATACGAGAATCGTCCGAAGGGAGTTTCTAATTAGCTAGTATAAGCTACGAGGACTGCTTGCATGGTTTTCGCAAAACAGAGTATGATCAAACAGATTGCAGGCTCTTCAGACCAAGTCAATGTCAGCACCAATTTTATCCTCTATTACTTTATAAAGCACAAAGGATACATCATGACGTTCCATCTCCAAGGGCCTTTCACTGAACCAAGGAAAATGCAAATCAATTAGATGATTGTTATTTAAGATCACAAAGCGAATGCAAGAACAGCTTATAACCTGTCAGCAAGCCTGAGAGACACAAATCTATTCCTGGCTTTGCAGGCTATGAACGTGTCCAATTGTGGCTCCGGCACTAcaattaatacaaaaaataattgtaattagTATTTACAGagcataaattaattaatcctaAGTTGCAAAGTTGTGCCAGAGGACAAGATTTTAGATATGAGTCGACAAAGGCCAAAGCACAATGCAAGTAAACAACACCCACATATTTCTCAAGCACAAGAAAAATAGAGaatcaaaaaggaaaaggaaaaaaggagtTAACCATTTCTTAAACCTAGTCATAGAAACCAAATCTCAGAGAAATCAGTAAAACAATCCCATAAAATAATGCATATAGCTCTTAAGAAGCAGAAACAGTTTTGCTCTGATTCTGTCCAAATAGTAATAAGTAGCAtcaatttaaaacttaagaAAATAACAGACGGTCTGGccattataatattttgaatgtgCCCGTGTTGAAGATTGCACAAAAGATTATGACTTAACACTTTTGAATAAGTAATGTGTAAAAGAGTAACTTCATTCACATTTTGCAGAGCCATAGAAGTTCAGCAAATACAGGTCCAGCATTCTGCAAAAATAGAGACATAATATGCACGAAAGGTAGAAAGAAACCGAGAAAATACATAACAACGTAATGCttaagaagataaatataagtatttgtaatttaaatgTCATAAATGTAACCGATTACCCATGTCATCCTCTTCGCTTATTACAGATTGCCTTCTCACAGATTGATAATTATCTGGCAACTTCGAGAGCACAGTCTCTTCAAGATGCTTTTCCATATCATCAATACACCTGTCTTCATACaatcaaaagtcaaaacataacaagctAACAAATATCATGTActatattcatttttaacaacacAAACACAAGGCACATAGATGATTCACCTTTGGACAAACATTTTCTCTGGGTCAGAAAGCCGGCTCCATAAACTCTCGTTTTTCCAAATATAGAACATATATTTCTCTAGCTGTGACATACAACTACTTCAGaaacataagcataaaatgtAATCTACGCATTTTATTAGAAGAAATTGTAGTAAGTCCTCCTCCCATAGAATAAAACTGATGGGTTAATTTAAACTTCCAACAACACAAACGAGCTAGTGGCTACCTTCTGAAGCCGAACCCGTAGATAAGATCTCAGCAAAAACTGAGCCCTGTCCAAATCCATCTGGTATAATGATACAGTAAGAGGATCCATTCCACTTTCTTCATATTCCTCCACAGTCTCTTCCTATTCAAGCATCAAATTtgtattcaataataaaattattacaaattaaagtGCAGTTTAATTTCAATCtaatgcaaaaacaaaaaaaaattaaaataaaacattccTAATAGTAAGGTGTGCTCGTATTCTGCTTTATACTCTGGCTTTCCAGTTacagtttttaaataaaatcctaaaattagcttcaaatataaaacaaataaaagttcAGTCTGTTGTTTCCTATCAACTGTTTCATTGCCAGTCTGCTACTTCGAATATCAcgaaactgaaaattaaaaataaaatgaaatgacaatgaacttagggttttgaaatttttttggttaaaatacCATTAATTGGATCTGCTCTTTGGCTCTCTTAACCAACGGAGCCTGAAACTGAAGAATCTCCGGCGCCGCTTTCTCGTTACGCCACGCCGTTTTGAGTAACTCCGCGTCGGTCGTCGACATCAATGTCTCGTAATCGTCCATCTCAGCCGTAGATCCATCTCCGGTATCCTCAGCCATCCGATCTGATCagtcctctctctctctccccctcCCTCCCTCCCTTCCTCTTTCTTgcttttgagtttttaatttgGACGTAATTTTTGTGGCAGGACAAAGAGAGGGAAAATCGAAAAAGTAACTAGAGTTCTGGCGCGAGAGATGGAGGAGAGATTGGGTGTGTGTCGATGGACAGATCGCGAGTTTGTGCGTGAATCTAACGCCATCAGATGAGAGCGGGAAAACGGACGGCTGTGATGGGGTTAGATTCACGCACAAACTTGAGATGTGCCCCCCCGGCCCGTTTCTAGGAGTCCGTAAACGTgggttgatgatgatgatgggtTTTGCGTTTGCATTTTATAGATAACATCTGTGGAACATTTAATTAAAGGTTAACTACGGACGTCGCGCGTAATTCTTGTGACTACGATGCggacagttttttttttttttttttaattttattacacgAGACTATTGCTCAGATTAcactcatattatatgagactataactaatatttataaatcagaCTATTACTGAGACCAACTTACATCAATACTAATGGAGCTCTGCCCAGATTTTAACCCCCAGAGCTCTGCTCAGATTTTAACCCCCAGATTTTAACCCTCACAAATATTCGAGAAATGTCTATTCATCACTCATGCGTCTCACAAATATTCGAGAAATGTCTATTCATCACTCATGCGTAAGAGAGAAGACTACCTtcactcaattaattaaaaaaaaaaataccccCACACTGCTTTTGTGGGGGTTCGAACTGCTGCCCttggagggcagcagcccTGGCCACTCGGGCTGTGCCGAGTGATTTACGATGCGGACAGTTAATtgaaataagatatttttattattaatttcacttAAAACGGAATtcaacaataaatcaaatacaGCTCGTAAAATCAGAATTTTCATtcgggaaaaaaagaaagaaaaggaatttgaaaaaaaataattataaatccGAATTAAACTATCAAAGCAAGGCCTGAAGGCCAGCTAGGTCTTCAGAAAGAGTGCTACAAGGCCGgctct encodes:
- the LOC102615271 gene encoding DNA replication complex GINS protein SLD5 translates to MAEDTGDGSTAEMDDYETLMSTTDAELLKTAWRNEKAAPEILQFQAPLVKRAKEQIQLMEETVEEYEESGMDPLTVSLYQMDLDRAQFLLRSYLRVRLQKLEKYMFYIWKNESLWSRLSDPEKMFVQRCIDDMEKHLEETVLSKLPDNYQSVRRQSVISEEDDMVPEPQLDTFIACKARNRFVSLRLADSERPLEMERHDVSFVLYKVIEDKIGADIDLV
- the LOC102615552 gene encoding calcium-binding protein CP1; this translates as MCPTGTALRPRDAAKPSRLKPAFDVIDADRDGKISRDDLRAFYAGRRASEDDDDVIGNMISVADFNKDGYVEYDEFERVLDLEYGKANSKSKSNGGGGLMEDVFKVMDKDGDGRLSHDDLKSYMKCAGFAATDDDIKAMIRLGGGDETDGVSFDGLLKILAVDTVA